The DNA region TCCAAGGTGATTTTACAGAATTTAGAAATTCTGAAAAAAGAACTACTCTCTTATCAAATGAATAAGACAAAGGTATAATTATGGCTGGAGCATCAGGTTCACAAGACGAAGAAATTGGAAGTATAAACATCACCCCAATGGTGGATGTGATTTTAGTACTTCTTGTCATTTTTATGGTAACAGCAAACTTTCTAAAGAAAGAAAGTTTAAATATCAATTTACCAAAAGTGCAAGCTGCTGATCCGAACGTTGCCGAGTCGGTACAAGTTGCCATTACAAAAACAGGCGCTCTCCTTTTGGAAGGAAAAGATACTGACGTTACCGGTTTAGTTCGTAATCTCGAAAGAGAGGCAAAAATTAGACCTAATATGCGTTTAACTCTATCTGCAGATGAAAGCCTTCCTTATGGTAA from Leptospira noumeaensis includes:
- a CDS encoding ExbD/TolR family protein; translated protein: MAGASGSQDEEIGSINITPMVDVILVLLVIFMVTANFLKKESLNINLPKVQAADPNVAESVQVAITKTGALLLEGKDTDVTGLVRNLEREAKIRPNMRLTLSADESLPYGKITELMGIIRKAGVTKIALSVKK